One window of Papaver somniferum cultivar HN1 chromosome 9, ASM357369v1, whole genome shotgun sequence genomic DNA carries:
- the LOC113310304 gene encoding callose synthase 5-like, whose translation MASGQHDPEASTSSGLRGSTSRPSTSTATTNFSLEVFDNEVVPSSLGSIVPILRVASEVEPEHPRVAFICRLYAFEKAHRLDPKSIGRGVRQFKTGLSQRLERDNASTLAYRVRKTDAREIESFYRQYYEHYVRALDKGEQADRDKLGKTYQTAGVLYEVLCGVSKTVSPELIAAAKDVHEKKGFYTPYNILPLGAAGASQCIMHLDEVKASVDALGYTRGLRWPSSFEQRRQEVGELDLLDWLRAMFGFQKESVKNQREHLLLILADVHIRLEPRPEPLNKLDGRAIDAVMNKLFKNYKTWCKFLGIKHSLRLPEGRQEMQQRKLLYMGLYLLIWGEGANVRFMPECLCYIFHNMANELDGLLAGIISIVTGENIKPSYGGEDEAFLRKVITPIYRVIDKESQKSKNEKAPHSAWCNYDDLNEYFWSADCFSLDWPMRDDSDFFKSTRDKGKQATQQESESTGKSYFVETRTFWHIFRSFDRMWTLYLLALQAMIIVAWRGNSPSDIFEKDILYHVSTIFITASFLRFLQSVLDFILNFPGYHRWRFADVLRNLLKIVVSLGWVVALPICYMQSFSVAPERIKDMLTWFPQVKGIPALYIMAVAVYLLPNILASALFIFPMLRRWIENSDWPIVRFLLWWSQPKIYVGRGMHESQFHLFKYTVFWLLLLSSKLAFSYYIQIKNLVKPTKDILNIRHVQYAWHEIFPNAIHNYGAIVALWAPVVLVYFMDTQIWYAIFSTLYGGFVGAFDRLGEIRTLGMLRSRFQSLPGAFNANLVPSDMSRKRGFSLSKKFAEVPASRRTEAAKFAQLWNEVIGSFREEDLINDREMDMLLVPYTSFPSLKVMQWPPFLLAGKIPIALEFASEFQSRDSDLWNRICADEYMKCAVIEGYELIKLILDLLVVGANEKRIIGTIINDIESNIEKSTLLANFRMNHLPALCKKFVKLLEILKEGDQSKRNVVVLLLQDMLEVVTRDMMVTEILELAELGYTYRDHLFAAIDPIPAIAFPPVATAQWQEQIKRLELLLTVKESALNVPTNLEARRRIAFFTNSLFMEMPRAPPVRKMLSFSVLTPYYSEETVYSKNDLELENEDGVSIIFYLQKIFPDEWNNFMERLKCKKSSEVWENEENILHLRHWVSLRGQTLFRTVRGMMYYRRALKLQAFLDMADESEILEGYKAVSIPSEEEKRSQRSLFAQLEAIADMKFTYVATCQNYGSQKRNGDRRATDILNLMVNNPSLRVAYIDEVEVSEGGILQKVYYSVLIKAVDNRDQEIYRIKLPGPAKIGEGKPENQNHAIIFTRGEALQTIDMNQDNYLEEAFKMRNLLEEFNEDHGVRPPTILGVREHIFTGSVSSLAWFMSNQETSFVTIGQRVLARPLKVRFHYGHPDVFDRIFHITRGGISKASRGINLSEDIFAGYNSTLRRGNVTHHEYIQVGKGRDVGFNQISLFEAKVACGNGEQILSRDIYRLGHRFDVFRMMSCYYTTVGFYVSSMMVVIVVYAFLYGKLYLSLSGLEQSIMKFAQVRHDYPLEAAMASQSLVQIGLLMALPMVMEIGLERGFRTAMSDFIIMQLQLAAVFFTFSLGTKTHYFGRTILHGGAKYRATGRGFVVRHEKFAENYRMYSRSHFVKGLELVLLLVAYGVYGSATSESHGHSYMFYTASIWFLVVSWLFGPFLFNPSGFEWQKIVEDWDDWSKWINTPGGIGVPASKSWESWWDEEQDHLYFTGFLGRFWEVVLSLRFFLFQYGIVYHLHVCNGNKSIIVFGLSWLVIVAVTIILKIVSVGRRKFSADFQLMFRLLKALMFVGFIVMASILFKFLNLTVGDIFASLLAYLPTGWALLQISQACKPVMKAIGLWSSTRSLARGYEYGMGLVIFAPTAVLAWFPFVSEFQTRLLFNHAFSRGLQISRILAGGKKHD comes from the exons ATGGCATCAGGGCAGCACGATCCCgaagcatcaacatcatcaggtCTACGAGGTTCGACCAGTAGGCCATCAACAAGTACTGCCACAACAAATTTCTCGTTGGAAGTCTTTGATAACGAAGTTGTGCCATCTTCTCTCGGTAGCATTGTCCCTATACTCCGTGTTGCAAGTGAGGTCGAACCTGAACACCCTCGTGTTGCTTTTATTT GTCGATTATACGCGTTTGAGAAAGCTCATAGATTAgatccaaaatccattggtagAGGTGTACGACAGTTCAAGACAGGTCTCTCCCAGCGATTAGAACGA GATAATGCATCAACTCTCGCCTACAGGGTTAGAAAGACCGATGCACGGGAAATTGAGAGCTTTTACCGGCAATACTATGAGCACTATGTTAGAGCCCTAGATAAGGGGGAGCAAGCTGATAG AGACAAACTTGGCAAAACATACCAGACAGCTGGAGTGCTTTATGAAGTGCTGTGTGGTGTTTCGAAGACCGTTTCTCCTGAG CTCATTGCTGCTGCTAAAGATGTCCACGAAAAGAAGGGATTCTATACACCATATAACATTCTACCATTGGGTGCAGCTGGTGCATCTCAGTGTATCATGCATCTTGATGAG GTTAAGGCATCTGTGGATGCTCTTGGGTATACCCGTGGATTGAGATGGCCTTCTTCATTTGAGCAGCGTAGACAAGAAGTAGGAGAGTTGGACCTTTTGGACTGGCTAAGGGCTATGTTTGGATTTCAG AAAGAAAGCGTTAAGAACCAAAGGGAGCATCTACTATTAATTCTTGCGGATGTTCACATAAGACTAGAGCCCAGGCCTGAACCCCTTAACAAG CTGGATGGGCGAGCAATAGATGCAGTAATGAACAAGTTGTTTAAAAACTACAAAACATGGTGCAAATTCTTAGGAATAAAGCACAGTTTGCG GCTCCCTGAAGGACGGCAAGAGATGCAGCAGAGGAAATTACTCTACATGGGTCTTTATCTTCTTATTTGGGGTGAAGGAGCTAATGTTCGTTTCATGCCAGAATGCCTGTGCTACATCTTTCACAAT ATGGCAAATGAACTTGATGGTCTATTAGCCGGAATTATCAGCATTGTAACTGGAGAAAATATCAAGCCTTCGTATGGCGGGGAGGATGAAGCATTCCTCAGAAAGGTTATAACACCAATATATCGTGTAATTGATAAG GAATCCCAGAAAAGCAAAAACGAAAAAGCACCTCATTCAGCCTGGTGTAACTACGATGATCTGAATGAGTATTTCTG GTCAGCTGATTGCTTCTCTTTGGACTGGCCCATGCGTGATGACAGTGATTTCTTCAAATCAACGCGGGATAAG GGGAAACAAGCAACTCAACAAGAATCTGAAAGCACAGGAAAATCTTATTTTGTTGAAACAAGAACATTCTGGCACATATTCAGAAGTTTCGATCGGATGTGGACCTTGTATTTGTTGGCACTTCAG GCTATGATAATTGTTGCATGGCGTGGAAATTCACCATCAGATATATTTGAAAAGGATATCTTGTATCATGTTTCTACTATATTCATCACAGCGTCTTTCTTGCGCTTCCTTCAAA GTGTTTTGGACTTCATTCTGAACTTCCCAGGCTACCATAGGTGGAGGTTTGCTGATGTGTTGAGAAATCTTCTAAAAATAGTGGTTAGTCTTGGGTGGGTAGTTGCCCTTCCTATTTGCTACATGCAATCCTTCTCTGTGGCTCCTGAAAGAATTAAAGACATGCTGACGTGGTTTCCTCAAGTGAAAGGCATACCAGCTTTATATATAATGGCGGTTGCTGTATATTTGCTTCCCAATATACTTGCATCTGCATTGTTTATTTTTCCAATGCTTCGAAGGTGGATTGAAAACTCAGACTGGCCTATCGTTAGGTTTCTTTTGTGGTGGTCACAG CCAAAAATATATGTGGGAAGAGGAATGCATGAAAGTCAGTTTCACCTTTTCAA GTATACTGTTTTCTGGTTGCTACTTCTATCTTCAAAGTTAGCCTTCAGTTACTACATCCAG ATTAAAAATTTGGTGAAGccaacaaaagatattttaaatatTCGCCATGTTCAATATGCCTGGCATGAAATTTTTCCTAATG CTATCCACAATTATGGTGCAATTGTCGCTCTTTGGGCTCCAGTCGTCTTG GTTTATTTCATGGATACTCAGATTTGGTATGCCATATTCTCAACTTTGTATGGTGGGTTTGTTGGAGCTTTTGATCGTCTCGGTGAG ATAAGAACGCTCGGCATGCTAAGATCGCGTTTCCAATCTTTACCTGGAGCTTTCAATGCAAACTTGGTACCCTCAGACATGAGTCGGAAAAGGGGTTTCTCTTTGTCAAAGAAATTTGCCGAG GTTCCAGCAAGTAGGAGAACTGAAGCAGCAAAATTTGCTCAGTTGTGGAATGAAGTTATTGGCAGTTTCAGGGAAGAGGACCTCATAAATGATAG GGAGATGGATATGTTGCTAGTTCCTTATACATCTTTCCCCAGCTTAAAAGTAATGCAGTGGCCTCCCTTCTTGCTTGCTGGAAAG attcCGATAGCATTGGAGTTTGCATCTGAATTCCAATCCAGAGACTCTGATCTCTGGAACCGTATATGTGCTGATGAATATATGAAATGTGCTGTGATTGAAGGATACGAGCTTATTAAACTCATCCTGGATCTCCTGGTTGTTGGGGCGAATGAAAAAAG GATCATAGGTACCATCATAAATGACATTGAAAGTAACATAGAGAAGAGTACATTACTTGCAAATTTCAGAATGAATCATTTACCCGCTCTCTGCAAGAAATTTGTTAAGCTTCTGGAGATTTTG AAAGAGGGTGATCAATCAAAACGAAATGTTGTGGTATTATTACTACAGGACATGTTAGAAGTAGTTACCCGTGATATGATGGTTACTGAGATTCT TGAACTGGCTGAACTTGGTTACACTTACAGAGATCATCTTTTCGCTGCTATTGACCCAATACCCGCTATTGCTTTCCCTCCAGTAGCAACGGCACAATGGCAAGAGCAG ATAAAGCGTCTCGAACTCCTTTTGACAGTAAAAGAATCTGCACTTAATGTTCCAACTAACCTTGAAGCACGTAGAAGGATTGCGTTCTTTACAAATTCTTTGTTTATGGAGATGCCACGAGCCCCCCCAGTTCGTAAAATGCTCTCATTCAG TGTTTTGACTCCTTATTATAGCGAGGAGACTGTGTACTCTAAAAACGACCTTGAGTTGGAGAATGAAGATGGTGTATCCATTATCTTTTACTTGCAAAAAATCTTCCCAG ATGAATGGAACAACTTCATGGAAAGGCTCAAATGTAAAAAGTCGAGCGAAGTGTGGGAAAATGAAGAGAACATCTTGCATCTTCGACACTGGGTATCTCTGAGAGGACAAACACTGTTCAGAACTG TTAGAGGCATGATGTACTACCGACGGGCTTTGAAGCTTCAAGCCTTCCTTGACATGGCTGATGAAAGTG AAATTTTGGAAGGCTACAAGGCAGTCTCAATTCCATCAGAGGAAGAGAAAAGGAGCCAGAGGTCCCTCTTTGCTCAACTAGAAGCTATTGCTGACATGAAGTTTACGTATGTTGCTACTTGTCAGAATTATGGGAGTCAGAAGCGAAATGGAGATCGCCGTGCAACAGACATTCTGAATCTGATGGTTAA TAACCCATCTCTACGTGTAGCATATATTGATGAAGTTGAAGTAAGTGAAGGTGGCATTCTACAGAAGGTCTATTATTCTGTGTTAATCAAAGCTGTTGATAACCGTGACCAG gAAATTTACCGGATCAAACTGCCGGGGCCAGCAAAGATAGGAGAAGGAAAGCCTGAAAATCAGAATCACGCTATTATTTTTACCAGAGGAGAGGCTCTTCAAACCATTGATATGAACCAG GACAATTATTTAGAAGAGGCTTTTAAAATGCGCAATCTCTTGGAGGAATTCAATGAGGACCATGGAGTGCGTCCACCTACAATTCTAGGTGTTCGTGAGCACATCTTCACTGGCAG TGTTTCTTCTTTGGCCTGGTTTATGTCCAACCAGGAAACAAGTTTCGTCACTATTGGTCAAAGAGTTCTAGCAAGACCATTAAA GGTTAGGTTCCATTATGGGCATCCCGACGTTTTTGACAGAATTTTCCATATTACTCGAGGGGGCATCAGCAAGGCTTCTCGTGGTATCAATTTGAGTGAAGACATCTTTGCTG GATACAACTCAACTTTAAGACGTGGAAATGTTACCCACCATGAGTACATTCAGGTTGGGAAAGGACGGGATGTTGGGTTTAATCAAATTTCACTCTTCGAAGCGAAAGTTGCATGTGGTAATGGAGAGCAGATTCTTAGCAGGGATATCTATCGGTTGGGGCACAGATTTGACGTGTTCCGCATGATGTCCTGTTATTACACAACAGTTGGGTTTTATGTCAGCTCAATG ATGGTGGTGATTGTCGTTTATGCTTTCTTGTATGGGAAGCTATACTTGTCATTGAGTGGACTAGAGCAGTCGATAATGAAGTTTGCTCAAGTCAGGCATGATTATCCTCTAGAGGCTGCCATGGCATCACAGTCCCTTGTTCAGATAGGCCTGCTTATGGCGTTGCCCATGGTAATGGAGATTGGACTTGAGAGGGGTTTTAGAACTGCCATGAGTGACTTCATCATCATGCAGCTTCAGCTTGCAGCTGTGTTCTTCACATTTTCCCTTGGGACAAAGACCCATTATTTTGGACGTACCATACTGCATGGTGGTGCGAAGTACAGGGCCACTGGAAGAGGTTTTGTCGTTCGACATGAGAAATTTGCTGAGAATTATAGGATGTATTCGAGGAGTCATTTCGTAAAAGGGTTGGAGTTGGTATTACTGCTGGTTGCGTATGGGGTATATGGTTCTGCCACTTCCGAGTCCCATGGCCACAGTTACATGTTTTACACAGCTTCGATCTGGTTCTTGGTCGTATCTTGGTTGTTCGGACCGTTTCTTTTTAACCCTTCGGGGTTTGAGTGGCAAAAGATAGTTGAGGACTGGGATGATTGGTCCAAGTGGATAAATACTCCAGGAGGTATTGGTGTTCCAGCAAGCAAGAGCTGGGAATCGTGGTGGGATGAGGAACAAGATCACCTCTATTTCACTGGGTTCTTAGGCAGGTTCTGGGAGGTTGTTCTTTCCCTTCGTTTCTTTCTATTTCAGTATGGGATCGTGTATCATCTACATGTCTGCAACGGAAATAaaagcataatt GTTTTTGGTCTCTCTTGGCTGGTTATCGTGGCTGTGACGATCATCTTGAAG ATAGTGTCTGTGGGTAGGAGAAAGTTCAGCGCAGATTTTCAGCTGATGTTCAGACTGCTAAAGGCGTTGATGTTCGTTGGATTTATAGTGATGGCTAGCATCCTCTTTAAGTTTCTGAATCTCACAGTTGGTGACATCTTCGCGAGCCTTCTCGCTTATTTGCCAACAGGATGGGCCCTATTGCAG ATATCACAAGCATGTAAGCCAGTGATGAAGGCAATAGGGTTATGGAGTTCCACAAGGTCTTTAGCCAGGGGATACGAATACGGGATGGGACTCGTTATCTTTGCGCCTACAGCTGTTCTCGCCTGGTTCCCATTTGTGTCTGAGTTCCAGACACGGCTGCTCTTTAACCATGCTTTTAGTAGAGGCCTTCAGATTTCACGCATTCTGGCTGGTGGAAAGAAGCATGATTG A